A single Pantanalinema sp. DNA region contains:
- a CDS encoding ribonuclease J gives MTHPNVRVLPLGGLGEIGKNMWAVETDDDLIVLDCGFAFPSEEMYGIDYVLPDYSYVVKHQDKLRGIYISHGHEDHIGGLPYLLKLLDPMPTVYATPLTSSIIEAKLKEHPTLRGKVPMQVVHPRDRLAAGGCTVEFVRVTHSIPDACAIAVHTAAGTLIYTGDFKMDQTPVDGQFFDFHRFAQMGEEGVLVLMSDSTNATREGFTPSERLVELGLDASFATAKNRVIVATFASSVHRVQSICSLAMKYNRKVALIGRSLQKMAEHAKKHGFLNVPDDLILPIDKINALPHEEVCLISTGSQGEPTSGLTRIAQHAHKHISVIAGDTIILSAIPIPGNERAVSRVINTLFQRGARVVYDTNRSNAPGALKHVSGHASREELGLMLVLTKPRYFIPIHGETRQLTKHGELAIATGVPADHVFILENGDIIAFDQERGKVVGQFNAEPVLVDGGRITGLGATVMRDRQKLGQEGVVSTVVTVDEDGYLVDGPELLSQGFLFAAELDAMADEAKEAVVGALERCRSEGRTASSALRTAISEDLGKFLYERVRRRPVILSMVQVARNGR, from the coding sequence TTGACTCACCCTAACGTCCGCGTTCTGCCGCTCGGCGGGCTTGGCGAGATCGGCAAGAACATGTGGGCCGTCGAGACCGACGACGACCTCATCGTCTTGGACTGCGGTTTCGCCTTCCCCAGCGAGGAGATGTACGGCATCGACTACGTCCTGCCCGACTACTCCTACGTGGTCAAGCACCAGGACAAGCTGCGCGGGATCTACATCTCCCACGGCCACGAGGACCACATCGGCGGCCTGCCCTATCTGCTGAAGCTGCTCGATCCGATGCCCACGGTCTACGCCACGCCCTTGACCTCGAGCATCATCGAGGCCAAGCTCAAGGAGCACCCCACCCTGCGCGGCAAGGTCCCCATGCAGGTGGTCCACCCGCGCGATCGCCTCGCGGCCGGCGGCTGCACCGTCGAGTTCGTGCGGGTCACCCACTCCATCCCCGACGCCTGCGCGATCGCCGTCCACACGGCGGCCGGCACCCTCATCTACACCGGCGACTTCAAGATGGACCAGACGCCCGTCGACGGGCAGTTCTTCGACTTCCACCGCTTCGCCCAGATGGGCGAGGAGGGGGTCCTGGTCCTCATGTCGGACTCGACCAACGCCACCCGCGAGGGCTTCACCCCCAGCGAGCGCCTGGTCGAGCTGGGCCTCGACGCCTCCTTCGCCACCGCCAAGAACCGGGTGATCGTGGCGACCTTCGCCTCGAGCGTCCACCGGGTGCAGTCCATCTGCTCGCTGGCCATGAAGTACAACCGCAAGGTCGCGCTCATCGGCCGCTCGCTCCAGAAGATGGCCGAGCACGCCAAGAAGCACGGCTTCCTCAACGTGCCCGACGACCTGATCCTGCCCATCGACAAGATCAACGCCCTGCCTCACGAGGAGGTCTGCCTCATCAGCACGGGCTCGCAGGGCGAGCCCACCAGCGGCCTGACCCGCATCGCCCAGCACGCCCACAAGCACATCAGCGTGATCGCGGGCGACACCATCATCCTCTCGGCCATCCCCATCCCGGGCAACGAGCGCGCCGTCAGCCGCGTCATCAACACCCTCTTCCAGCGCGGCGCGCGGGTCGTCTACGACACCAACCGCTCCAACGCGCCCGGCGCCCTCAAGCACGTCTCGGGCCACGCCAGCCGCGAGGAGCTGGGCCTGATGCTGGTGCTGACCAAGCCCAGGTACTTCATCCCCATCCACGGCGAGACCCGCCAGCTCACCAAGCACGGCGAGCTGGCCATCGCGACCGGGGTGCCGGCCGATCACGTCTTCATCCTCGAGAACGGCGACATCATCGCCTTCGATCAAGAGCGCGGCAAGGTGGTCGGCCAGTTCAACGCCGAGCCGGTGCTCGTCGACGGCGGCCGCATCACGGGCCTGGGCGCCACGGTCATGCGCGATCGCCAGAAGCTCGGCCAGGAGGGCGTCGTCTCGACCGTCGTCACGGTGGACGAGGACGGCTACCTGGTGGACGGGCCCGAACTGCTGAGCCAGGGCTTCCTCTTCGCCGCCGAGCTTGACGCCATGGCCGACGAGGCCAAGGAGGCCGTGGTCGGCGCGCTGGAGCGCTGCCGCAGCGAGGGGCGGACCGCCTCGAGCGCCCTGCGGACGGCCATCAGCGAGGACCTCGGGAAGTTCCTGTACGAGCGGGTCCGTCGCCGGCCGGTGATCCTGTCCATGGTGCAGGTCGCCAGGAACGGTCGCTAG
- the dapA gene encoding 4-hydroxy-tetrahydrodipicolinate synthase, producing MKQLGRVLTAMVTPFDDEGKVDMPMAKRLARHLVENGSDGLVVVGTTGESPTLTHDEKLEMYRCAVEAVGSSGSVVAGTGSNDTASTIALTREAEAIGVDGILLIAPYYNKPNQEGLYRHFKAVAESTCLPIILYNHPPRTGVSIAPETLARLCQIPNIVGLKDSSASLDVASDFRKVTPESFLLYSGNDSLTLPYMSIGGYGVISVATHVAGSEVHALVDACVEGRWQAARDLHFKLWELFNGLFIAPSPAPVKDALKMVGLETGGVRLPLVEVTDAEHARVEAILKELRLIKEPVEA from the coding sequence ATGAAACAGCTCGGCCGCGTCCTCACCGCGATGGTCACCCCCTTCGACGACGAGGGCAAGGTCGACATGCCGATGGCCAAGCGCCTGGCGCGCCACCTGGTCGAGAACGGATCGGACGGCCTGGTCGTCGTCGGCACCACCGGCGAGTCGCCCACCCTCACCCACGACGAGAAGCTCGAGATGTACCGGTGTGCCGTCGAGGCGGTCGGCAGCTCGGGCAGCGTGGTGGCGGGCACCGGCTCCAACGACACGGCTTCGACCATCGCCCTGACCCGCGAGGCCGAGGCGATCGGGGTGGACGGCATCCTGCTCATCGCGCCCTACTACAACAAGCCCAACCAGGAGGGCCTCTACCGTCACTTCAAGGCGGTCGCCGAGAGCACCTGCCTGCCCATCATCCTCTACAACCATCCGCCGCGCACCGGCGTCTCCATCGCCCCCGAGACCCTGGCGCGTCTCTGCCAGATCCCCAACATCGTGGGGCTCAAGGATTCGTCGGCGTCGCTGGACGTTGCGAGCGACTTCCGCAAGGTCACCCCCGAGAGCTTCCTGCTCTACTCGGGCAACGACAGCCTCACCCTGCCCTACATGAGCATCGGCGGCTACGGCGTGATCTCGGTGGCGACCCACGTCGCAGGCAGCGAGGTCCACGCGCTGGTGGACGCCTGCGTCGAGGGCCGGTGGCAGGCGGCGCGGGACCTGCACTTCAAACTCTGGGAACTGTTCAACGGATTGTTCATCGCCCCCTCGCCGGCGCCGGTCAAGGACGCCCTCAAGATGGTCGGCCTCGAGACGGGCGGCGTTCGCTTGCCCTTGGTCGAGGTCACCGATGCCGAGCATGCGCGGGTCGAGGCGATCCTCAAGGAGCTCCGACTGATCAAGGAGCCCGTGGAGGCTTAA
- a CDS encoding PAS domain S-box protein, which produces MEVTETCTPSAHADLDYAQAEIRRLNDLIIAILKAHDDLGYGVVITDGSQIRYVNEAFAKLSGYSFEELLALPSFFGMVPEVERTKLMQRMQERLRGETVQDHYSTLLTHKSGVWVDLEVVVKVAHLDGIPHVIAIVKEIV; this is translated from the coding sequence ATGGAAGTGACCGAGACCTGCACGCCCTCCGCCCATGCCGACCTGGACTACGCCCAGGCCGAGATCCGTCGCCTGAACGACCTGATCATCGCCATCCTGAAGGCCCACGACGACCTGGGCTACGGGGTGGTCATCACCGACGGCTCGCAGATCCGCTACGTCAACGAGGCCTTCGCCAAGCTGAGCGGCTACTCCTTCGAGGAGCTGCTCGCGCTGCCCTCTTTCTTCGGGATGGTCCCCGAGGTCGAGCGCACCAAGCTCATGCAGCGCATGCAGGAGCGCCTGCGCGGCGAGACGGTCCAGGACCACTACAGCACCTTGCTCACCCACAAGAGCGGGGTCTGGGTGGACCTGGAGGTGGTGGTCAAGGTCGCCCACCTGGACGGCATTCCCCACGTGATCGCCATCGTCAAGGAAATCGTCTGA
- a CDS encoding aspartate-semialdehyde dehydrogenase: MNGYSVAILGATGMVGQEMLRTLLERDFPAASIKLLASSRTAGSTVSCLGREFPVELATPEAFEGVDLVLASAGGSVSRTLAPEAVKRGAVVVDNTSEFRLHDDVPLVIPEINAHALWRHSGIIANPNCSTAILLMALAPLRSVARIERVVVTTFQSVSGAGKEAVDELYSQTGARLEGDTLAPKALNKPIAFNLIPHIDVFQDNGYTKEEMKFTHETRKIFEAPDFRISGTCVRVPVAVGHSESVNVEFDRAVSPEEVRAAIALAPGVRISDDPSTSTYPQPTDAAGVDDVLVGRIRADVSHPNAVNLWVVGDNLRRGAALNAVLIAESLHAQNLLGKKVSS; this comes from the coding sequence ATGAACGGATATTCGGTGGCGATTCTTGGCGCCACGGGCATGGTCGGCCAGGAGATGCTCAGGACCCTTCTCGAGCGCGACTTCCCGGCCGCCTCGATCAAGCTGCTGGCTTCGAGCCGCACCGCGGGATCCACCGTGAGCTGCCTGGGCCGGGAGTTCCCGGTCGAGCTCGCGACCCCCGAGGCCTTCGAGGGCGTCGACCTGGTCCTGGCCTCGGCGGGAGGCTCGGTCAGCCGAACGCTCGCCCCCGAAGCGGTCAAGCGAGGCGCGGTGGTGGTCGACAACACCTCCGAGTTCCGGCTGCACGACGACGTGCCCCTGGTCATCCCCGAGATCAACGCCCACGCCCTGTGGCGTCACAGCGGCATCATCGCCAACCCCAACTGCTCGACGGCCATCCTCCTGATGGCGCTCGCGCCGCTGCGTTCGGTGGCCAGGATCGAGCGGGTGGTCGTCACCACCTTCCAGTCCGTCTCGGGCGCCGGCAAGGAGGCCGTGGACGAGCTGTACTCCCAGACCGGGGCCCGCCTCGAAGGCGACACCCTAGCGCCCAAGGCCCTCAACAAGCCCATCGCCTTCAACCTCATCCCGCACATCGACGTCTTCCAGGACAACGGCTACACCAAGGAAGAGATGAAGTTCACCCACGAGACCCGCAAGATCTTCGAGGCCCCGGACTTCCGCATCTCGGGGACCTGCGTCCGGGTGCCGGTCGCGGTGGGCCACAGCGAGTCGGTGAACGTGGAGTTCGACCGGGCGGTCTCGCCCGAGGAGGTGCGCGCGGCGATCGCGTTGGCTCCAGGCGTGCGGATCTCGGATGACCCTTCGACCAGCACCTACCCGCAGCCCACGGACGCGGCGGGGGTCGACGACGTGCTGGTGGGGCGGATCCGCGCCGACGTCTCGCACCCCAACGCCGTCAACCTGTGGGTGGTCGGAGACAATCTTCGCCGGGGGGCCGCCCTGAACGCCGTCCTCATCGCCGAGAGCCTGCACGCTCAGAACCTGCTTGGAAAAAAGGTCTCCAGCTAA
- the dapB gene encoding 4-hydroxy-tetrahydrodipicolinate reductase, which yields MQQRIRVAIAGAAGKMGLETVRTVALQDDMELVGAVDPNREGEDIGTIAAGTPMHVACVASIEDLSEARPDVLVDFTTPSVVKANAMRALSMGMRPVVGTTGMSTSDLQDLDDAAQARGLGLLVAPNFAIGAILLMKFAQQAARYFGNAEIIELHHNRKADAPSGTAIKTAQMMRDERDAFGLDDAPETEKLVGARGADFGGIHIHSVRLPGLVAHQEVIFGGVGQTLTIRHDSLTRESFMPGVMLAIRKAPELKGLVYGLENLL from the coding sequence ATGCAGCAGCGAATCAGGGTGGCGATCGCGGGCGCCGCTGGCAAGATGGGCCTGGAGACGGTGCGCACCGTCGCCCTCCAGGACGACATGGAGCTGGTCGGGGCGGTGGACCCCAACCGCGAGGGTGAGGACATCGGGACGATCGCGGCGGGAACGCCCATGCACGTCGCCTGCGTGGCCTCGATCGAGGACCTGTCCGAGGCCCGGCCCGACGTGCTGGTGGACTTCACCACCCCCTCGGTGGTCAAGGCCAACGCCATGCGGGCCCTCTCGATGGGCATGCGCCCGGTCGTCGGTACCACCGGCATGAGCACCAGCGATCTGCAGGACCTGGACGACGCGGCCCAGGCCCGCGGCCTGGGCCTCCTGGTCGCGCCCAACTTCGCCATCGGGGCCATCCTCCTGATGAAGTTCGCCCAGCAGGCCGCGCGCTACTTCGGCAACGCCGAGATCATCGAGCTGCACCACAACCGCAAGGCCGACGCCCCCTCGGGCACGGCCATCAAGACGGCCCAGATGATGCGCGACGAGCGCGACGCCTTCGGCCTGGACGACGCGCCCGAGACCGAGAAGCTCGTGGGCGCGCGCGGCGCGGATTTCGGGGGCATCCACATCCACAGCGTGCGCCTGCCGGGCCTGGTGGCGCATCAGGAAGTCATCTTCGGCGGGGTGGGTCAGACCCTGACCATCCGGCACGACTCGCTGACGCGCGAGAGCTTCATGCCGGGGGTGATGCTCGCGATCCGCAAGGCGCCGGAGCTCAAGGGACTGGTCTACGGCCTCGAGAACCTGCTTTAG
- the dut gene encoding dUTP diphosphatase — MTPDGVSVRFQRLSEAAIAPRVSQAGDVAADLFAAASVRVPARGRAMVPTDIALELPPGFRARVHSRSGLSLKHGIEAGAGLIDNSYRHAVGVLLYNFSDDDYHVTPGDRIAQLCVERYTEPRFEEVESVAATRRTTGWGSSGI, encoded by the coding sequence ATGACCCCTGATGGCGTGAGCGTTCGCTTCCAGCGCCTCTCCGAGGCCGCGATCGCCCCTCGGGTGAGCCAGGCGGGGGATGTGGCCGCGGACCTCTTCGCTGCGGCCTCGGTGCGGGTGCCGGCCCGCGGGCGGGCCATGGTGCCGACCGACATCGCCCTGGAGCTGCCGCCGGGCTTTCGGGCGCGCGTCCACTCGCGCTCGGGCCTCTCGCTCAAGCACGGCATCGAGGCCGGGGCGGGCCTCATCGACAACTCTTACCGCCACGCGGTGGGGGTGCTGCTCTACAACTTCTCGGACGACGACTACCACGTGACCCCGGGCGATCGCATCGCCCAGCTGTGCGTCGAGCGCTACACCGAGCCTCGCTTCGAGGAGGTGGAGTCGGTCGCGGCGACGCGGCGGACGACGGGCTGGGGATCCTCGGGCATCTAG
- a CDS encoding pitrilysin family protein, translating into MEQKHVLPNGVRVLLEEIPHVRSASVGFWMDTGSKNETAENNGISHFIEHMLFKGTRTRSPLDIAQSLEDKGGSLNAFTDKENTCFYARVLDDQVPLAIDVLSDMLLDSVFDPSELKRERRVVLEEIKMYEDTPDELVQDMFSLAFWGDHPLARPIAGTRGSMRGADRDQVLTYMDRFYTPDRLVVSVAGNIHPEAVLDQLASTVGRLERPPTRLDVAPPIANSAVKVKYKDIEQVHVCLGTEGVSIANPDRYAVTLLDAILGGGMSSRLFQEIREKRGMAYSISSYEVMYEDAGVFGIYAGCSPKQLDEVLRLSLAELDKAKGGDIAESELMRAKEQLKGGMLLSMESPRNRMSRMARNELCFGRLVPPEEVLAEIEKVTLKDLERVARQLFDPRTLTATVVGPVRRIKLPEFAA; encoded by the coding sequence ATGGAACAGAAGCACGTGTTGCCCAACGGGGTGAGGGTCTTGCTCGAGGAAATCCCCCACGTGCGCTCGGCCTCGGTCGGGTTCTGGATGGACACGGGCTCCAAGAACGAGACGGCCGAGAACAACGGCATCTCCCACTTCATCGAGCACATGCTCTTCAAGGGCACCCGCACGCGCTCGCCCCTCGACATCGCCCAGTCCCTCGAGGACAAGGGCGGGAGCCTCAACGCCTTCACCGACAAGGAGAACACCTGCTTCTACGCGCGGGTGCTCGACGACCAGGTGCCGCTCGCGATCGATGTCCTGTCGGACATGCTGCTCGACTCGGTGTTCGACCCCAGCGAGCTCAAGCGCGAGCGCCGGGTGGTCCTCGAAGAGATCAAGATGTACGAGGACACCCCCGACGAGCTGGTCCAGGACATGTTCAGCCTGGCGTTCTGGGGCGATCACCCCCTCGCGCGCCCCATCGCGGGCACCCGCGGCTCCATGCGCGGGGCGGACCGCGACCAGGTCCTCACCTACATGGATCGCTTCTACACCCCCGATCGCCTCGTGGTCTCGGTCGCGGGCAACATCCACCCCGAGGCCGTTCTGGATCAGCTCGCAAGCACCGTGGGCAGGCTCGAGCGCCCGCCCACCCGCCTCGACGTGGCCCCGCCCATCGCCAACTCCGCGGTCAAGGTCAAGTACAAGGACATCGAGCAGGTCCACGTCTGCCTCGGCACCGAGGGGGTCTCGATCGCGAACCCCGATCGCTACGCCGTGACCCTGCTCGACGCCATCCTGGGAGGGGGCATGAGCTCGCGCCTCTTCCAGGAGATCCGCGAGAAGCGCGGGATGGCCTACTCCATCTCCAGCTACGAGGTCATGTACGAGGATGCCGGGGTGTTCGGGATCTACGCCGGCTGCTCGCCCAAGCAGCTTGACGAGGTCCTGCGCCTCTCCCTGGCCGAGCTCGACAAGGCCAAGGGCGGGGACATCGCCGAGTCCGAGCTGATGCGCGCCAAGGAGCAGCTCAAGGGCGGCATGCTGCTCAGCATGGAGTCCCCGCGCAACCGAATGAGCCGCATGGCCCGCAATGAGCTGTGCTTCGGGCGGCTGGTGCCTCCCGAGGAGGTCCTCGCCGAGATCGAAAAGGTCACCCTCAAGGACCTGGAGCGGGTCGCGCGCCAGCTCTTCGACCCCCGGACCCTGACGGCGACGGTCGTGGGGCCCGTGCGTAGGATCAAGCTGCCGGAGTTCGCCGCATGA